The sequence GGAAGGGCTAGAGAAGGGGTCAGTCCCAAAGGAACATGTCTCAGACAGTACAAGGCACTGAACTGGGCTGGAACTCCTGCACCGAGAGTTGCTCAGGATtgacttttctcttctttccaggCCAAGCAGTGAAGCCGTTTCCACTGACCTGCCCTGACTTCCAGGACCCCTTTTCCTTGACGGAGAAGCCTCCAGCTGAGTTTTGTCTGTCCCCAGATGGCAGCTCAGAGGCCATTTCCATTGACCTGCTTCAGAAAAAAGGTGCATATAACCCCCAGCTCAGGCCAGGGACTCTGCTGTCACTACCTCCTCACACTTGCCCTACTACCTAGCCAGTCTTAAATCTCTAAGTgctggccgggcccggtggctcaagcctgtaatcacagcactttgggaggccaaggcaggtggatcatgtggtcaggagttcgagaccagcctggccaacatggtgaaaccccatctctactaaaaatacaaaaaaattttgctgggcgtggtggtgggcgcctgtaatcccagctacttgggaggctgaggcaggagaatcatttgaacccaggaggtggaggttgcagtgagctgagatcacaccattgcactctagcctgggcaacagaagtgaaaactccatttcaaaaaaaaaaaccagaaacaaatctCCAGGCTCTAGGGccggaggagaaagctgtgtatCATGAGTGCATATGACTGAGCAAGGGTCATTCATCAGAGGCTTTCGGAGTCGGGCTCCAGTCCCTTCCTGCAGTGAGCAAAGTCTCATGAGGAGGCTTCCATGTCATCAAAAACTGCCTCAGTGCTCTTGGAGGGGCAGGTGAAGGTAGTAGAGGGCTGGCAGCTTGGGTAAGCGTGTTGGTGACATCTAGTAAGATGAAGACTGACAAGACCCACTCTAAGAACATTTTTAGGGAGATGGAGAGAACTGAGCATAATTGTGGGCTGAAGATGAGCCTGTGAAGAGAGCTTAAGTTCCCTGCAAAGGCAGAAGGGGAGAATCAGAGCTCAGGGAGAAAGAACCCGGGCAAGAAGGGAAACAGCCACCTTCCTGCAGGACATGAAGGGGATGCAAGTGGGCAGGGGAGTGAGGGGTGTACATGTGAGATTGTTACGAATTTTGGAGGCAGAGGGAAGTTAAAAGAGTTTATAACTAGGGGCCCCTGTTCTCTGAAGCAGAACCAAGGGCTTGAGAGGACTGGTGTCGATTTCACATGGCAACTTGAGGGTATGGCAGGGAGTGCTGACAAGGCACGTATCAAAGAATCGCCCTTGTCTGGCACTGGTGTGAGGGACTTGGGTTTTCTTCAGGTCAGTGGCTTGGTTTCTCAGAGTGGAGAAAACTGATAGTTGGCCTGAGCCAGGATTGGAATAAGAGGACTGAGAGGTGAGGACATTGGGAGGCTTGACAATGGCATCATTGAGGTGGCTCCAGGCTGGGAAGTAAAGACAGGAAGAGCTTAAGAACTGGGCAGAACCAGAAAAGGGCCAGGCCTGAATGTTCTGATGAGACCCACATGCAGGTGTGGAGACTGAGTAAGTGTGGGAGCCCTTCCCCACCCCCGCTGAAGTTTCAGCCCCAGCTGAGTTGGCTAAGGACTTGCTCAGGGACCTGTCACATCACATTCTTCCCTGCAGGGCTGGTAAAAGCTGTTAACACCGCTGTGGACCTCATTGTGGCCCATTTTGGCACAAGCCGGGATCCCGGGGTGAAGGTAGGCGAGGAAATGTGAAGAGCTGAGCTCTGCCTGCACGCCCTTACCTGTCCTGCGCTACCACCTTCCCTTGCTGTCTTGCATTTAGAGCCCAGGATTGGGTACTTAGGAATGGGGATGGCAAGAGGGGAACCACGAGGGCCTGCTATGAGAGGACCACGGTCAGGCCTGAGGCAGTTTACTGCACTTCCCTACCACACCTACAGGCAAAGCTGGGAAACAGTTCTGTGAGCCCCAATGTGGGCCACCTGGTTCTGAAGTACTTGTGCCCTGCTGTCCGCGCTGTGCTGGAGGATGGGCTCAAGGCCTTTGTACTGGACGTCATCATCGGGCAGCGTAAGAACATGCCATGGAGTGTGGTTGAGGCTTCCACACAGCTAGGTAGGTGCTGGGTGCCAAGACGGGGACCCGGGGCTGAATTTAGGGTTCCAGAAATTGGTCATGTGACCTGCAACCCTGGCTTCCTCCCAGGCCCATCCACCAAGGTCCTGCATGGCCTCTACAACAAAGTCAGCCAATTCCCAGAGCTCACCAGTCATACCATGCGCTTCAACGCCTTCATCCTCGGCCTGCTCAAGTGAGTGCACAGAGCGGCAAGATCCCCTAAACAACTTGCTCTGCCCCCGACCCCCGGGCTCTGCCTGTGCCAAGGAACCAACTCCCTGGACAGACAGAAAGGGTGGATCTGGAGGGTCCTCCCAGCCTGCTATGACCTCTCAGTAAGTCACTGCCTTCCCACTGTGCCCATGACTCTGACACTGGTCACCAGCGTGGGCTGCTTTTACAAATCTGTAATCTGACTTATTTGGAAATTAGTCGGGTTTCTTAATTTCTCTGGACCTTGTAAACCCTGATCCTCTCCATTCCAGCACTATTTCCAAATCCTGCTTGGCCCTAAGTCCACCTTGGGACCTACATCCTAGTAATATGCTTTCTCAGGTATGGGCCCAGGCCATCTCCTTTGGCCCTGAGCTGCCTGTACTTGCACACAGTAGCCACCTTGATTTCTTAGGTCTACTGCAGGCTGACTCCACTCCAGGAGGAAGCAATTGGCTTGTAAATCACATGTCCATCTCCCTCCACACATCCCCACTGACTCTGGAATTAGGTGAAATGAATCGTGCCATGGAAGGGTGCGTTCACCTATTCTTCCTGTGCCTGACCCCCTGGATCTGTCTCCTTATCTGGCTGTATTCACACAAGACTCAACTGTCTTCACCTGTCTCCCTACAGCATCCGGTCCCTGGAGTTCTGGTTTAATCACCTCTATAACCACGAAGGTAATGCCCAGAACCCTGCAGGTCAAACTCAATGGGTCAGAATTCAGAGGcacaaaagaggaaggaagagctcTTTTCATTgctggaggtggggaaggggacCACACAAGCATTCATCCTCAGAGCCTCAGGCTTCCACCCAAGGCCTTCCCCAGCCTCTGCTTGAGTTAAAaccttgggccaggcacagtggctcaggcctgtaatcccagcactttgggaggccgaggcgggtggatcacctgaagtcaagagttcaagatcagcctgggcaacatggtgaaaccacatctctactaaaaatacaaaaattagctggctgtggtggcacatgcctgtagtcccagctactcaggaggcggaggcacgagaattgcttgaacctgagaggcagaggttgcagtgagccgagatcacaccactgcactgcagcttgggcaacagagtgagactcagtctcaaaaacaaaacaaaaaaccttggaGCCAGCAGGATACTCCAGCAATCTGGGAGTCAGGGTGGCCAGGAATCCCAGCATCTCACTCCTCTAAACTCAGGGCCACCGCCTGGGGTTGGAGGGTTTAGGCACTGCACAGCTGTGGGTGGCAGCGTTTACACTTAGTACATGCAAGTTGACTGGTGCACAGCCTGCGCCGCTGTCTGCCACAGCTCTACCCAGGCTGTCTTTCAAAGTCCCACTTGGGCCAGGCTCTGCTTCTCTGTGTGGATCAgtccctctctcttttcccctagACATCATCCAGACCCACTACCAGCCCTGGGGCTTCCTGAGTGCAGCTCATACCGTGTGTCCCAGCCTCTTtgaggagctgctgctgctgctacagcCCCTGGCCCTGCTGCCCTTCAGCCTCGACTTGCTATTCCAGCACCGGCTGCTGCAAAGTgggcagcagcagcggcagcacaAGGAACTGCTGCGGGTGTCCCAGGACCTGCTGCTGTCTGCCCACTCCACGCTGCAGCTGGCCCGGGCCCGGGGCCAGGAGGGCCCTGTAGACATGGACAGGGCAGCCCAAGGGGAGCGGGTGAAGGGTGTGGGTGCCTCAGAAggtggagaagaggaagaggaagaagaagagacagaagaggtGGCAGAGGCAACCGGGGGCTCAGGGCGTGGCAGGTGGGCCCGAGGTGGGCAGGCCGGCTGGTGGTACCAGCTCATGCAGAGCTCCCAGGTCTACATTGATGGCTCCACTGAGGGTTC is a genomic window of Chlorocebus sabaeus isolate Y175 chromosome 12, mChlSab1.0.hap1, whole genome shotgun sequence containing:
- the RUSC2 gene encoding AP-4 complex accessory subunit RUSC2 isoform X3 produces the protein MATRPSNANHLSPQALKWREYRRKNPLGPPGLSGILDRRSQEARLARRNPIFEFPGSLSAASHLNCRLNGQAVKPFPLTCPDFQDPFSLTEKPPAEFCLSPDGSSEAISIDLLQKKGLVKAVNTAVDLIVAHFGTSRDPGVKAKLGNSSVSPNVGHLVLKYLCPAVRAVLEDGLKAFVLDVIIGQRKNMPWSVVEASTQLGPSTKVLHGLYNKVSQFPELTSHTMRFNAFILGLLNIRSLEFWFNHLYNHEDIIQTHYQPWGFLSAAHTVCPSLFEELLLLLQPLALLPFSLDLLFQHRLLQSGQQQRQHKELLRVSQDLLLSAHSTLQLARARGQEGPVDMDRAAQGERVKGVGASEGGEEEEEEEETEEVAEATGGSGRGRWARGGQAGWWYQLMQSSQVYIDGSTEGSRFPRGSSNSSSEKKKGAGGGGPPQAPPPREGVVEGAEACPASEEALGRERGWPFWMGSPPDSVLAELRRSREREGPGAPPAENEEGASEPSPGGIKWGHLFGSRKAQREARPTNRLPSDWLSLDKSMFQLVAQTVGARREPEPKESLQEPHSPALPSSPPCEVQALCHHLATGPGQLSFHKGDILRVLGQAGGDWLRCSRGPDSGLVPLAYVTLTPTPSPTPGSSQN